A window of Chryseobacterium aquaeductus genomic DNA:
TTCATTGGAGTTCCAAAATCAATTAAAAAATTAACAGAGGAAGTAACATTGTTGATTACGCCATTATGCATAGGAAAGCCTACTTCTTCCCATTGTACAGTAAAGTTATTACCTCTTCCCGGAAACCAGATCTGATTAGAATTGCTTACGTACGGTATTGCGTTGTTGCTGAGTGTTGAAGTATTACTTGGCTTCCAGACCGTTATGAAGTTGTCCTGTGCCTGAGTAACCTGAAAGAATAAAATACAAATAATAATCAGTAAAAAATTTTTCATAATAATGTAATTTGGTATGAGAATAGACTGATGAGAGTTTGATTTTGGTGATTTTTATTTTTAAATATTAATATATATAATAGATAATCAATAATAATAAATTATTTTTGCGTATTTGATAATTCATTAAACAACAAATATAGTAATTTTTTATAAATTTCAATAATTTGTGAAATAGAATTTCGCCAAACAAAAAATCTCACCAATTTTGGTGAGATTTGTATGATTTATTTTTTTTATTTAATCTTCCATCATGTTATCGCGGGTATTTTTCTGAACAGCGATTGCACCAAAAAGAGCCAATAAAAATGCGAAGGCATAAAAACCTTTTTCACTAGGCAAAATGGTGGCATTCCACAGACCAATGACCAAAAGAATAATAGATGATAAAGTTGCAAACCAGCAGATCCCGTAATAGATGTCGGTTACTTTGATGTTCTCCATTCTGTCTCGCACCGCTTTTTGCAGAGATACTACTGCAAATAATCCGTACAAAAGGATTACAAAATAATATCCTTTTTCATTCAGCTGCATTTCTGCTCGTACCAGACCGACAATGTAACCAATCATTCCGGCACCCAAAGCAACCCAAGATGCCGCTACGAATGCATTTGAAACATTCTGTTTTTTCATAATCCTATTTTTTATATTTTACTGATTCAAATATATTATTTAAAAATGAATGTGATATAAAAATATTAATTTTTATCACTGTTCTTTGAACTTAAGATTTTTGAAAGAGTAAAACTTGATAGTTTGATAAATTGGATATTATGTAAAGTTTCATAAATAAAACGCTCCGGAAAATCCCGAAGCGTCATATTATTATGTATCGATAATTAAACATTATCAATTACTCATTACTGAATCATTAATATCTGTAATATTCTGGTTTGTAAGGACCTTTCACGTCAACACCAATGTAATCAGCTTGTTCAGTAGAAAGAACTTCTAACTCTACGCTTAATTTTTTAAGGTGAAGAGCTGCTACTTTTTCATCTAAATGTTTAGGTAACATATACACTTCGTTTCCGTAAGCTTCAGAATTTGTCCAAAGTTCGATCTGAGCCAAAGTTTGGTTAGAGAATGAGTTAGACATTACAAAACTTGGGTGACCTGTAGCGCAACCAAGATTTACCAATCTACCTTCAGCAAGAATGATTACTTCTTTTCCTTCTTCTAAAGTATAAATGTCAACTTGTGGCTTCACTTCAGATTTTGTGTGACCATAGTTTTCGTTTAGCCAAGCCATATCGATTTCGTTATCGAAGTGACCAATGTTACAAACGATCGCTTTATCTTTTAGTTTTAAGAAATGCTCTCTTCTTACAATGTTGAAGTTACCTGTAGTAGTGATTACGATGTCTGCGTTATCAACTACAGTATCTAATCTTTTTACTTCAAAACCATCCATTGCAGCTTGTAAAGCACAGATTGGGTCGATTTCGGTTACTGTAACGATAGAACCTGCACCTCTGAAAGAAGCTGCTGTTCCTTTACCAACGTCTCCGTATCCGCAAACTACCACTCTTTTACCAGCCAACATAATGTCTGTCGCTCTTCTTACTGCATCTACAGCAGATTCTTTACAACCATATTTGTTGTCGAATTTAGATTTGGTAACTGAATCATTTACGTTGATTGCCGGCATTACCAAAGTTCCGTTTTTCATTCTTTCGTACAATCTGTGAACTCCTGTTGTAGTTTCTTCAGAAAGACCTTTAATTCCTGCTGTAAATTCAGGATATTTATCAAAAACCATATTGGTTAAATCTCCACCATCATCCAAAATCATGTTCAATGGTTTTCTGTCTTCTCCGAAGAACAATGTTTGCTCAATACACCAGTCAAAAGATTCTTCGTCAAGACCTTTCCAAGCATATACTTGAATTCCTGCAGCAGCAATTGCAGCAGCAGCATGATCCTGAGTAGAAAATATATTACAAGATGACCAAGTAACCTCAGCACCAAGAGCCACCAAAGTTTCGATCAAAACAGCTGTTTGTATAGTCATATGAAGACATCCTGCGATTCTTGCACCTTTTAAAGGCTGAGATGGCCCGTATTCTTCACGGATAGACATCAAACCTGGCATTTCTGCCTCTGCAAGTGTAATTTCTTTTCTTCCCCATTCTGCCAGAGAAATATCCTTAACTTTATAAGGAACGTATTGTGTTGTGGTTTCCATTAATCTGAAATATTTTTTGCAAATTTACAAACTAATATTTTGTTGACCAAATATGCCTCTTTATCGCGATTTTTCGGATCATAATGCTACAATTCTTGTATGGAAATACGATGAAGATGAAGACGATCTCTCTATTGATCAGCTTTTGGAGCCTGAAAATGCTGAAAAAGTAAAAGATTATCATCCTAAAAAACTGTTGGAAGTTCTGATGGTTCGCAAGCTTTTGAAAAGTTTAAAACCAAATTCTAAGATTTTATATAAAGAAAGAGAGCCTTTTCTCTCTCCCAAAGACGCAGAAATTTCGATTTCCCATTCTTTTCCTTTTGCGGCAATTGCGATCTCTAAAAATAAAATAGGAATTGATATTGAAAAATTTAATTCTAAAATTTTAAGAGTAATTGATAAATTTACCTACGAGAATGAAAGAGGTTTTATTCCTTTTGATAATGAAGCCACTTTTTACACGATTATCTGGAGCGTGAAAGAAAGTATGTACAAAATTCATCACTCGAAATACTGGTCTCTGAAGAAAAATTATGAAGTGAAACCCTTTGAACTGAAACATTTGTACGACATCAGCTGCAGAGTACATGATGAAAATTTTTCAGACGAGTTTAAGGCGCGTGTAAAATTCTTCGACGATTACTGCTTTACGATTGTGGAAGAGTAGTGGTTTCTGCTCTGTATGTCTGGATTACTTTTCGCTGTTCTTTGGCAACATCATAAATAAGTTCCAAAACATCATGAATGTTTTTAAGTTCCGTTAAATGTGAAATTTTATTCGGATCTCTGCGGTCAAAGATTTCATTTTCCAGCAATTCAGATTTTCTTTGCACCAATAAATTTTCTATTGAAGAATCTTCGGGCTCCAGACGGCTGTCCATTCTTAGAGTTTCAGGAATTTTTTCATCATTCAGCAATACAAAAACCTGATTCATTTCGGCTTCAATTTTTTTCGTCCAGCTTTCAGAATCAATTTCAGGATATTTTTTATCGTTTTTTGAATATTGTGAAAGCGAAGCCGTATATGCTGTAATCAGGTGTGAAGTTGCTACGAACTGATGCACAACTTCAAGTTTTTTCTGCTGATTTTTGGGATCAGAAATCATTCGCTGAAAATTATCTGACAGATTGGCGAGCGAAATAATTGCGTTTTTCCGTTTTACTTTATAATCTTCGAGGTCAAAATCTTCGTTCAGAAATTTAGACATCACACTATGAAAATACGTAAGATTACATTCGGCAGATTTTTTCATCAAATCTAAATTCTGGGTATGTTCCCAAACCGGAAGTACAATGTAAGAGACCAGAAAAGCAATAATTCCTGCAATGATGGTATCTACAATTCTGTCTTTGAAAATGACATTGATATTGCCGGGATTCAGAAAATTAAAGCTCATAAAAATATACATCGTCATAAAAAGAACAGCCCAAAAATATCTGCCTTTCAATAAACTGAAGCATAAAATCATACTCAGCAAAAGTATTGCAAAAAGAATCGCATTGATATGTACGTAATATAAGATGGCATAAGCAATCACGGCACCTACAACAGTACCATAGAAACGGAGAAGATTTCTTTGTTTGGTAATGGAATAGGCTGGTTTTAAAATGGCAACAATCGTAATTAAAATCCAGTAGGTGTGACCAATCATCAAAAACGGAAGCAGCGAAACCAAATATCCCAAAAGCAAAGCCGTTGTAATTCTGATTGCGTGACGAAAATGTGATGAGGTAAGTGATATATTGCTTCGTAAAACTTTGAAATTCAGTTTTTCTTCTTTAGGCAAGAATTTTTTTAAATCTAAACCTGTAGAAAGACTTTTTGCCAATTTCACATTTTGAGCGAAAACCTTGTAGATTTCGTTGATCTCTTTTGTGATCTCGTTGATCCGCATCATGATTTGTCTCAAGATCATAAAGTTCTCCAGCGTATCAGGATTCATTGCTTTGTTTCTCAATTCAAAGTAGTGAATATTAAGATCCTGCGAGCGAGCTTCCAGATTGAAAATTGGTTTTGCACGAGTGCTGCTTTGTAAAGAAATTCCGATGTTGGCAATTTCCTCCGAAAGTATATTTAAATAATCATGAATCTGTACCAGAATAGTACTGTCTTCAAAGCTTTGCTGCAGTTTTTTGTAATCACTTTCCGATGTCATCAGTTTTTCGTGCAAATCCATCGAATTCAAAAACATCAGCATCAGCAATCTGCTTATTGTTGTAGATTCATTAACGATGGTTCGGGTTTTGAAAACGGTTTCTCTGGTTTCTTCCTGAAGGTTTTTAATCTCAATCTGCTTGGCAATTATCTGCGTATTTAATCGGTCGAAATCCGGGTTTTTCTGATAAAAATTAGCTTTAATTTTCAAAAATTCTGATAATTGCAGATAATTTTCACCAATCATCTGGCTGGCAAGTTTATAAGGCTGAATGGTTGTCACGATAAGGAAAATCAACAAAAACCAAATACATCCTGAAGCAAAAATCAGCAAACTTTTTAGAATATTAGCTCCGGTTAAATGTCCGTCTATAAAGATTGCTAAAACGACCAATGCCAATGATCCTACAGCGGCAAGTCTTTGTCCGTAAACGCCAATAAGTGAGAAAAACATTCCGAAAGCGATGATTTCTAAAATGACCAACGGAATAATTCCTTTCACCAAACTCGCAATTGATGCTACTACAACGAAACAGAAAATAGCAAACGTTAATGAGTTTCTTCTTCTTATAAATGGTCCCGGCTGATCTGTGAGCGCAACAAAACTTGTTCCCAACGGAAAAAGAAAATAATCTTTCAGCAAACCGAAATAGGAGAGAACCAAACAAGGGATCACCGTTGCCAATGTAATTCTGATGGAAGAATAAACATATTGGCTTGTGACGATCTTTTTGAGCTCCGAAGAATAGTTCATGCTGCAAAATTAATTATTGCAAACAAAAAAAGCCTCATAAATATGAGACTTTTCAAAACTTTTACATTGCCTGGCGTTAAAATCTTTCCCAGAAAAAAGGCGGTTCAATTCCCAAAGCTCTTAAATAGGTAAAACCTTGCCCGCGATGATGTAATTCATTATCGATAAAATAAAGAATATTTTGATACACAGGAAATTCATACTGACCAAATAAATTGAAAGTCTCCTGAAAACGATCTTCCGAAATCTGATTAAAATAATGATTGATAACCTCAGTTTCTTCATCCCATTTTGACAAAATTTCTTCTTTTGTTTTTGGCTGAAAAGCTTCTTCAGAAAATTCTTCAATTTGGGATTCAACAATTCCTTTCAGTGCCGGACCCGCAATGCTGATCAACTCAACAGCTAATTTTGCAAAAGGTCTCATTCCGCCCACAGAGAACTCGAATAAATCTTTCTCAGGGAACATTTCGATCACTCTTCTTGTCAGGTTTCTGTGTCCTTGCCAATGTTCTAATAATTGCGCTGTACTGAT
This region includes:
- the yiaA gene encoding inner membrane protein YiaA, encoding MKKQNVSNAFVAASWVALGAGMIGYIVGLVRAEMQLNEKGYYFVILLYGLFAVVSLQKAVRDRMENIKVTDIYYGICWFATLSSIILLVIGLWNATILPSEKGFYAFAFLLALFGAIAVQKNTRDNMMED
- the ahcY gene encoding adenosylhomocysteinase produces the protein METTTQYVPYKVKDISLAEWGRKEITLAEAEMPGLMSIREEYGPSQPLKGARIAGCLHMTIQTAVLIETLVALGAEVTWSSCNIFSTQDHAAAAIAAAGIQVYAWKGLDEESFDWCIEQTLFFGEDRKPLNMILDDGGDLTNMVFDKYPEFTAGIKGLSEETTTGVHRLYERMKNGTLVMPAINVNDSVTKSKFDNKYGCKESAVDAVRRATDIMLAGKRVVVCGYGDVGKGTAASFRGAGSIVTVTEIDPICALQAAMDGFEVKRLDTVVDNADIVITTTGNFNIVRREHFLKLKDKAIVCNIGHFDNEIDMAWLNENYGHTKSEVKPQVDIYTLEEGKEVIILAEGRLVNLGCATGHPSFVMSNSFSNQTLAQIELWTNSEAYGNEVYMLPKHLDEKVAALHLKKLSVELEVLSTEQADYIGVDVKGPYKPEYYRY
- a CDS encoding FUSC family protein, whose protein sequence is MNYSSELKKIVTSQYVYSSIRITLATVIPCLVLSYFGLLKDYFLFPLGTSFVALTDQPGPFIRRRNSLTFAIFCFVVVASIASLVKGIIPLVILEIIAFGMFFSLIGVYGQRLAAVGSLALVVLAIFIDGHLTGANILKSLLIFASGCIWFLLIFLIVTTIQPYKLASQMIGENYLQLSEFLKIKANFYQKNPDFDRLNTQIIAKQIEIKNLQEETRETVFKTRTIVNESTTISRLLMLMFLNSMDLHEKLMTSESDYKKLQQSFEDSTILVQIHDYLNILSEEIANIGISLQSSTRAKPIFNLEARSQDLNIHYFELRNKAMNPDTLENFMILRQIMMRINEITKEINEIYKVFAQNVKLAKSLSTGLDLKKFLPKEEKLNFKVLRSNISLTSSHFRHAIRITTALLLGYLVSLLPFLMIGHTYWILITIVAILKPAYSITKQRNLLRFYGTVVGAVIAYAILYYVHINAILFAILLLSMILCFSLLKGRYFWAVLFMTMYIFMSFNFLNPGNINVIFKDRIVDTIIAGIIAFLVSYIVLPVWEHTQNLDLMKKSAECNLTYFHSVMSKFLNEDFDLEDYKVKRKNAIISLANLSDNFQRMISDPKNQQKKLEVVHQFVATSHLITAYTASLSQYSKNDKKYPEIDSESWTKKIEAEMNQVFVLLNDEKIPETLRMDSRLEPEDSSIENLLVQRKSELLENEIFDRRDPNKISHLTELKNIHDVLELIYDVAKEQRKVIQTYRAETTTLPQS
- a CDS encoding 4'-phosphopantetheinyl transferase superfamily protein gives rise to the protein MPLYRDFSDHNATILVWKYDEDEDDLSIDQLLEPENAEKVKDYHPKKLLEVLMVRKLLKSLKPNSKILYKEREPFLSPKDAEISISHSFPFAAIAISKNKIGIDIEKFNSKILRVIDKFTYENERGFIPFDNEATFYTIIWSVKESMYKIHHSKYWSLKKNYEVKPFELKHLYDISCRVHDENFSDEFKARVKFFDDYCFTIVEE
- a CDS encoding DinB family protein, which gives rise to MTTTATITKQFISTAQLLEHWQGHRNLTRRVIEMFPEKDLFEFSVGGMRPFAKLAVELISIAGPALKGIVESQIEEFSEEAFQPKTKEEILSKWDEETEVINHYFNQISEDRFQETFNLFGQYEFPVYQNILYFIDNELHHRGQGFTYLRALGIEPPFFWERF